CTCCATCTGTGAGCTTGTCATCGTTAACATTCATGCTCCATAATGCATGAAGTCTGCTGGTGGAGGATCTTCAACATTTCGAGCATCACGGTCACTGGGTTTATTGTTGCAGCGATAAATGAAAGGTGAATTACCAGTGATTTAGCTTTACGTAGTTTATAAGTGGCTTCGGAGATCATTTTCTGTCTCCTGTCATCTGGCTTCTCTGTTTTACTGCTACCTGTGGTTGCTCTGCTCTTCATCTGCCTGGAGAAACAGATTGACATGCgatcagagaaaaaaaaaggttattgTTTGGAGGATAATGGTGGAGGACAgaggtgttgttttttttcattaaaattcaaattctGCTACTTGTTGCCTTACGTTGCGCTGGCTTGTGCGACAGGGTCCAGGTTGTCCAGGTAGTTGAAGCGGATGATGTCTTTGGGACGTCTGTCCGAGTCTCTCCAAGGTGGAAGCACAGGTGGAtgcttgtcattttttaatctGCTGAATGTTGCTGCAACGTACGGCTTGGTGGATTCTTCAAGCTCCTCACTTAGGGAAATCCCTTGTGACATGTCCTCATGTCTACTACTGATTCTTGCACCATCTTGAACGGCTGCCTGCTGCTGGGACCTGACGACCTTTTTGATTGGTGCATCAAGCTGCATTTCTTGCACAGTGTTGATGTAGTGTCTCTTCCACACACCTTGCTCAAACACTGTAGGTGAGAAACTGAGGAACCAGCCAAATTTCAGACACTTGGGCATCCACAGCTGGTCCAGATCCACGATGCTTTTCCAATGCCAGCTCACCTGTCCTCACAGGAACGAGCCAAACATCATCAGGCATTGCATAGTTGCGTGTTTATTACTCTGTGTTGTTTCTGTCCTACCCGTGCACATCGACAGAGGCTGCGTGGGTCTAAAAAGGAGAAGATATAGAGACAGAGTGCTCTCGGGAGCATGCACGTGAAGTCAGCGGCCTGTGGGGGAAGCTGTCGACTCACGCAGAGGTCGATAAAGCGAAGCTGCTCTTTAGAGCAGCCCTTGACGAAATCGTGCAGCACCAACCTCCTCTGCCTGTCAGACCACCTTTCAAACTGACGAGCACATGAAAAGccatcaaatgaaaagaagaaagacagCCAGCAGAGCGTGAAGCGCAATGCACACACAACGCTTTTATCGTACCCATTTTCCCAGAAGGCTTCGTCTCTCCTCAAAAACCTGAAAGAGACAGTGACAAAGATGGCTTCATGTTAAACaaaatgagtttttattttgtgtttttgtttcagttgCTGTTTAATGGTTCACGGTAATGCACTTTTATATCAGTCGTTAATTTTAAGCAAATTCATGTGAGGAAATGCAGTTCTGAAAAtgacttcactggttcttttatctcaaacaaattattttaggttgcattacactctgatgaaggcggaagtacaagccgaaacatgtcaggtaaacctaaaataatttgtttgagataaaagaaccagtgaagtgattaacaagtaaaaacaaaatgaacttagtacaactagttcagaaaatggatggatgtgtgagATTTACAGTTAGGCATGCCTAAAAAAATATCACACCCAAAAAATTCTTACAGtgcatgaattaaaaaaaattacataaaCAAACCTCTAAATCATAAcctaaaaaaaacccatctcATATAATAACCTCTccctggacaaaaaaaaaaaaaaatccctgacTCTTTCTAAGAAACCAATAACTCACCAAAAACCTTCAGACATGCACCAAAAACTGTCACATACATCACCAAACCTCTTATGAAATTGCTGTCTGCTAAAGAGTGTCATTAGTGTCCATATTTTTGGGTGTATGCAAAACTCAGATGCAATTTTGAGCTTGCGTGCAGCCTCAAGGTCAAACAATTAGTGTGTTGGTGTTAAAAGCATTGCCATGAGAACTCTTCTGACCTTGCTGTTGGACAGCGAGTGGTTCAGGGGTGTCCAGGCGCTCATCTTGGTTTGCATTTTCGCAGGACTTGCAGAGGATCTCGCTGCGTGCGGCATCTTCTTGTTCATCTGCAGACACACCAGTGATAAGCTAAAACACTCACATGGTCATTGTACCTCTgctgttcttttgttttgtttttaagccaTTGTCCCATGTAGAACACTTTCCCTTTGTTTAAAACGGAAAATTCCAACCCCTACTTGATGTTGTAAACCTTGCTTTCACGCACACCCATGTGTTAACTGTATTTTGTTGCTATGCACGCTCTCACATACACATGACCACACTTTGTGATTTAACTCACCAACATTTCAGGAAGGAGGTAATAAATCCAACATCTAAACACGATATGTTACTTCTCCCGGCTCCTTTCCATGGCTTCAACATCCATCTACCTATAACTCTCCTCCGTCTTCCCACTTCTCCTGTGCACGGTTTACATGTCCCCATAGTAACCGTGACTGTGCTTTGCGTACACAGACTGGCAGCCAGAGCATGTTGCACACCGAGGGGTCCCTGCAAAGCAAACCACTGGTGTGTGTGCACTGTGCAGGCGTCCATGGCTCtaatgatgacaaatgttGTGCAAGTGGGCCTGACGCTGCAGCTGCACCAGCACTATACACTGATGCATGTGTGTCAAGTAGGAATATCAGCCAAAtcaatgtattttatgttaatTATGTTTGTGGTCATTTTTAAAGGGAATAGTGTGATTAATTGACACATTGAAGTGCTTACCTTTATTTCATGTTGTATTAGTGtacaattgatttaaaaaatattttatttaaataaacgGGTAggttaatttaattttcaaaataaatgctcaTTGAGTTAAGTGTAATACTCTTTACCTGTTATTTAACGATAGGTAGTCCGTTTTTAAGACTTTATTATTAACATTattattcttcttcttcttcttcttcttcttcttcttgttcttcttcttcttattattattcttattattattattattattattattattattattattattattattattactattcgTGCTCGTGCCCGATTGGGCGGTCGCGcgcaaaaaaagacagaaaacctGCTGGGAAGAAAGAGACGCGGCTGTGTCAAGTTGGCAGACACACTGTTCCAAAGCGGAAACGCCATCCACTTCCTGTCAACGTAATTTAGCAAATTTTTGATTATGAAACTGTTTTGTACGTTCTTTAGTCGTTCACATTATATTTTACTTGATATCATTTTATTATAACACCTGAATATCGACAGGTAATAATTTCCAACGCTTTCCAACGCATCCCTGGAGTCCGCTTGGTACTTTTATTTCCTCGGTTATGACCGGAAGTTATGTTGGTAGACATTTAATGCCGCCAGGCAACGGCACggatgaggaggagagggGTGCACAGCGGTGGGGGTGAGGACAGTCGTGTGGTAGGGGGCGGACAGGAGGAAGCTCCGCGTTGAGGGACCCTCGCACATTGTTGCCAACTCGAGGAACGGCGAGAACGTTACATGTGACTTTTTATTCCAATGTCCTGGTAAGCTTCAACCGTTcgaatgtgatttgaatctCGCGTACACCTGCCAGTGTTTTACAGTGACTGCGGCGAATTCATTAAATTGCCCAGCACCCGCATGGAAGTGGCTACAAAAGGTTAACCGTAAATACTATCCGGATTTTTTTAAGTTGTTTTGTTCGCATCACGGTTTTGACATAAACtgagttatttgttttgagtcACTAATTGTGGACGGAGGACGAGCAGCGTGATGACGAACTTGTTAGCAAACGTTTACGCCCTCACGTCATCGGcgttgtcatttttcattgtagtaacatttttattgatgcGTTTAGTATTTATTAAGAATGTAAGCATTTTCCCTTTAAACGTCTCCATTTGTTTGTATAAAATGAGCATTGAGGCACCAAACGTAAGTAGCATTGTTGTGGGTGTGTATTGCTAACGTGCAGCAATTTACGTCATACAGAAGATTGGTTGTATTTGTTGTAtcataaaaatgatcatttatcTTTTGTGCATTCCTCCTCAGATTACCATTACAAGTCATCAGTGATATTTTTCCATTCTATCCATGCTGgttggaggaggaagagtcGCATGAGTCACTTGGTGAGAGCACAGCATCTTAAAGGATCACAGCATCTCAGAGCTGATGGCGTTTGCTGTGACTCAACCGCAGTGGGTGCAGACTTGAACCATGGCTGACCACACTGCCGGACCCTCACTGGTGATCTGGAGAGAAGGAATTGTTTAAACGGACGCTCCTGAGATTGTGCCTCTTCCTCAGCTGTCATCTGAGCTTCTCTGCTACAGCAGACCGGTCATGGGTCCTCTATGGGTGCTGTCGGTGTCCATGTTGACGGTGTGCGTCGCCATTCCCATGGACGCGGCGGCGGGGAGCCACAGCCTGTTCACCTGTGAGCCCATCACGCTGCGTATGTGCCAGGGGTTACCCTACAACACCACCTTCATGCCCAATGTGCTCAACCACTACGACCAGCAAACGGCCGCTCTTGCCATGGAGGTACGCTacagtattttaaaaatggaattgTACAACATCATTTCTGAATGATGAATCGGGATTAATGACAAAATTCAAGCATATGCAGAGGCAAATTTTTATCAATGACATACAAATACAGGGCATTAATcattaataattttaaatgAG
The Syngnathus acus chromosome 24, fSynAcu1.2, whole genome shotgun sequence genome window above contains:
- the fbxo16 gene encoding F-box only protein 16, coding for MLMNKKMPHAARSSASPAKMQTKMSAWTPLNHSLSNSKVFEERRSLLGKWFERWSDRQRRLVLHDFVKGCSKEQLRFIDLCVSRQLPPQAADFTCMLPRALCLYIFSFLDPRSLCRCARVSWHWKSIVDLDQLWMPKCLKFGWFLSFSPTVFEQGVWKRHYINTVQEMQLDAPIKKVVRSQQQAAVQDGARISSRHEDMSQGISLSEELEESTKPYVAATFSRLKNDKHPPVLPPWRDSDRRPKDIIRFNYLDNLDPVAQASATQMKSRATTGSSKTEKPDDRRQKMISEATYKLRKAKSLMFLASNSRSHQALLPPPLGSSLAPPTQFRPHWASHTHNYPATNEAAEFMLRQAQWNAGKRPGPVRTAVPRLSMEALRASLRSNRSIPSARLFDMPPWTLPVSLTQYVD